In Paenibacillus sonchi, a single genomic region encodes these proteins:
- a CDS encoding stalk domain-containing protein: protein MDKRNAALLSLLALSLYSSGVVHADARPQAEARAISVYLDGQRLQSGVQPLNLNGTVLVPMRGLFEAQGAKLSWNNVDKTVTAIKADTTLTYRMGALTAELNGQTLSLAAPGQIAENTAMIPLRFVSEALGNKVDWVPGTQSVQISSGIIYETSILHGVNLRSLPDAKSAPVSPELLSAGTKVHVVSVVDALWLKVKTGDNQTGYISAKPKYTDYTSSSLADKQADALIAYGKTFLGTPYEFGASPDQTATFDCSSFVKRVFEDTLSIELPRVSYDQAKKGKEVGLDGLRPGDLLFFSARGLDIGHVAIYAGNNQLLHTYSTKLNVHVEAFDGQWKKRFVTARRIL, encoded by the coding sequence ATGGATAAGCGCAATGCTGCACTTCTGTCTCTGTTAGCCCTTTCACTCTATTCCTCCGGCGTTGTCCATGCAGATGCCCGGCCGCAGGCCGAGGCCCGGGCAATCTCCGTCTATCTGGACGGACAGCGGCTTCAATCCGGAGTCCAGCCGCTGAATCTAAACGGTACAGTGTTAGTACCGATGCGCGGATTGTTTGAAGCACAAGGGGCCAAGCTGTCCTGGAACAACGTGGATAAAACGGTCACCGCAATCAAGGCGGATACCACGCTTACGTACCGGATGGGAGCGTTGACTGCCGAGCTGAACGGGCAGACACTGAGTCTGGCGGCTCCTGGTCAAATTGCCGAAAATACGGCAATGATCCCGCTGCGCTTCGTCAGCGAAGCCTTGGGCAACAAGGTAGACTGGGTGCCCGGCACCCAATCCGTGCAAATCTCTTCCGGGATTATTTATGAAACCTCAATTCTCCATGGAGTCAACCTGCGCAGCTTACCGGATGCGAAGAGCGCTCCCGTAAGTCCGGAACTGCTCTCCGCAGGTACGAAGGTGCATGTGGTGAGCGTTGTCGATGCCCTGTGGTTGAAGGTGAAGACCGGGGACAACCAGACGGGATACATCTCTGCCAAACCGAAATATACCGATTACACCAGCAGTTCGCTTGCGGATAAGCAAGCGGATGCTCTGATCGCTTACGGCAAGACCTTCCTCGGCACGCCGTATGAGTTCGGCGCTTCACCAGACCAGACCGCGACCTTCGACTGCTCTTCCTTTGTGAAGCGCGTATTCGAGGATACCCTGTCCATCGAGCTCCCCCGTGTGTCCTATGACCAGGCGAAGAAAGGCAAGGAGGTCGGGCTGGACGGGCTGCGTCCGGGTGACCTGCTGTTCTTCAGCGCACGCGGTTTGGACATCGGCCATGTAGCGATATACGCCGGGAATAATCAGCTCCTGCATACATACTCAACCAAGCTTAACGTGCATGTGGAGGCCTTCGACGGGCAATGGAAGAAGCGGTTCGTAACCGCCCGCAGAATTTTATAA
- a CDS encoding amino acid permease, giving the protein MAPQELKRDLENRHVQLIAIGGTIGTGLFLGSGKAIQLAGPSIIFAYLIVGIAVFFVMRALGELLLSKAGYQSFTDIAEDYLGPRAAFVTGWTYWFCWIMTAMADIIAVGVYVQYWFDIPQWVPAVICLIILLGLNLLTVKNFGELEFWFALIKVVTILALIAIGVILVVIGFKTDAGTVALSNIWTHGGVFPNGISGFLLSFQMVVFAFVGVELVGVSAAETANPEKSIPSAINKIPLRILFFYVGAIIALLSINAWTELTPAESPFVKTFSLVGIPIAAGIINFVVLTSAASACNSGMFSTSRILYNLSRNEQAPAHFAKLNKNHVPSNALLISTLVLSVGALLSKLIPETAFGIVTTISAICFIWVWGVILICHLRYKKTKPELQAKSKFKAPLTPFINYVVLALFAAILIIMLFAEETRPALLLTPLWFILLFVLYSMNRRKREKTNIQGFKPMER; this is encoded by the coding sequence GTGGCACCACAAGAACTAAAGAGGGATTTAGAGAATCGGCATGTTCAGCTTATTGCAATTGGCGGGACCATCGGCACCGGATTATTTTTAGGATCGGGCAAAGCGATACAACTGGCAGGGCCATCCATCATCTTTGCGTATTTGATTGTGGGGATCGCCGTTTTTTTTGTGATGAGGGCTTTGGGAGAACTTCTGTTGTCTAAAGCAGGTTATCAATCCTTTACAGACATTGCCGAAGACTATCTTGGACCGCGGGCGGCGTTTGTAACCGGATGGACCTATTGGTTTTGTTGGATCATGACGGCGATGGCTGATATTATCGCTGTTGGCGTGTATGTCCAGTATTGGTTTGATATCCCGCAATGGGTCCCTGCCGTCATCTGCTTAATCATTTTATTAGGACTCAACTTATTAACTGTCAAAAATTTTGGCGAATTGGAATTTTGGTTTGCCTTAATTAAGGTAGTGACTATCCTCGCATTGATTGCCATTGGGGTTATTTTGGTGGTAATTGGATTTAAAACAGATGCCGGAACAGTGGCTCTTAGCAATATTTGGACACATGGGGGAGTATTCCCCAACGGAATTTCAGGCTTTTTGCTTTCCTTTCAAATGGTTGTGTTCGCCTTTGTCGGTGTGGAATTGGTGGGTGTATCGGCAGCGGAAACCGCAAATCCGGAAAAAAGCATTCCGTCGGCGATTAATAAAATCCCTTTAAGAATTCTGTTTTTCTACGTGGGTGCGATTATTGCCCTATTATCCATCAACGCATGGACGGAACTGACTCCGGCAGAAAGCCCTTTTGTAAAAACATTCAGTTTAGTGGGGATTCCCATTGCCGCAGGCATTATTAACTTTGTCGTATTAACTTCAGCCGCATCTGCCTGCAACAGCGGGATGTTCTCCACAAGCCGGATTCTATATAATTTGAGCAGGAATGAGCAGGCTCCCGCCCATTTTGCCAAGCTGAATAAAAACCATGTGCCAAGCAACGCTTTGCTCATATCTACGCTTGTCTTGTCGGTTGGCGCTCTTTTGAGTAAGCTTATTCCGGAAACTGCCTTTGGAATCGTGACCACCATTAGTGCCATCTGTTTCATCTGGGTCTGGGGTGTCATTCTAATCTGTCATTTGCGGTATAAGAAAACAAAGCCGGAATTGCAGGCCAAATCAAAATTTAAAGCCCCGTTGACTCCCTTTATTAATTATGTTGTCCTTGCGTTGTTTGCTGCAATCCTCATTATTATGCTGTTTGCTGAAGAAACGCGCCCGGCCTTATTGTTGACGCCGCTATGGTTTATTCTATTGTTTGTTTTGTATTCTATGAATAGAAGAAAGAGGGAAAAAACAAATATCCAAGGGTTTAAGCCTATGGAAAGATAG
- a CDS encoding AAA family ATPase, with the protein MKTLGLTLGKFAPLHKGHQFMIETALQEVDELIVVIYETTVTTIPLHIRANWIRKLYPAVRVIEAWDGPDGYSDDREHEIREEQYILGLLNGEQVTHFYSSEFYGEHMSIALGAVDRRVDEARRRVPVSATMVRSDPYKYRAYVSDIVYRDFITKVVFVGAMSTGKSTITEALAQRYCTTYAGEYGRDYWTEHQVDRRIGLKAFDEIAVGHIDREEQALLQANKYLFVDTNAITTYMFALDYHGRAPEHLTRIALENAQRYDLFFLCDDDIPYEDTWDRSGNQKRHVFHKQIIADLKERRIPYITLRGSLEERMCKVDEVLAKFEPYSNYFGERGN; encoded by the coding sequence ATGAAGACACTTGGTTTAACGCTTGGGAAGTTCGCCCCGCTGCATAAAGGGCATCAGTTCATGATCGAGACGGCGCTGCAGGAGGTCGATGAACTGATTGTAGTGATCTATGAGACGACGGTGACAACGATCCCACTGCATATCCGGGCGAACTGGATTCGCAAGCTCTACCCGGCGGTCCGGGTGATCGAAGCCTGGGATGGTCCGGACGGGTATTCGGACGACCGGGAGCATGAGATAAGGGAAGAGCAATATATTCTGGGGCTGCTGAACGGTGAGCAAGTGACGCATTTCTACTCCAGCGAATTCTACGGAGAGCATATGAGCATCGCTCTGGGAGCAGTAGACCGGCGGGTGGATGAAGCCCGCAGGCGGGTGCCGGTTTCAGCCACCATGGTCCGTTCTGATCCTTACAAGTACCGGGCATATGTGAGCGATATCGTATATCGGGACTTCATTACAAAAGTGGTTTTTGTAGGAGCGATGTCGACGGGGAAATCCACGATCACCGAAGCATTAGCACAGCGGTACTGCACAACCTATGCAGGCGAATACGGACGCGATTATTGGACGGAGCATCAGGTGGACCGCAGAATCGGCCTCAAGGCGTTCGATGAAATCGCTGTAGGCCATATAGATCGCGAAGAGCAGGCTTTACTGCAAGCGAATAAATATCTTTTTGTCGATACCAATGCGATCACGACTTATATGTTTGCCCTGGATTACCACGGCCGGGCGCCTGAACACTTAACCCGGATCGCCTTGGAAAATGCGCAGCGTTATGACCTTTTTTTCCTGTGCGACGATGATATTCCTTACGAGGATACATGGGACCGCAGCGGGAATCAGAAGCGGCATGTTTTCCATAAGCAGATCATTGCAGACTTGAAGGAACGGCGGATTCCCTATATTACGCTCCGGGGCAGCCTTGAAGAACGGATGTGCAAGGTAGATGAAGTGTTGGCAAAGTTCGAGCCTTACTCTAATTATTTTGGCGAGCGAGGTAATTAA
- the pnuC gene encoding nicotinamide riboside transporter PnuC, whose amino-acid sequence MNKSWGGWNLFELSWLVLFTAIAVGFTVISKDSLFGFTVFVTGVLCVVLAAKGNLMSYVFGMYNTVGYAYLAYVNGLFGEVMLNLLFFVPMNVVGFYMWKNNSNHGKLSMRQLELKGLLLVGAVCIAGCLLLGFGLSFIPGQNSPYIDAITTVLSVVATLLMVRRFKEQWLVYIVLNMFTVLLWVIRMLEGSGEGLLMIVMWSAYLINAVYGYYNWNKGAREVAA is encoded by the coding sequence GTGAATAAATCGTGGGGCGGCTGGAATCTGTTTGAATTGTCGTGGCTGGTGTTATTTACCGCAATTGCTGTAGGGTTCACGGTGATTTCCAAGGATTCTTTATTCGGATTTACGGTCTTTGTCACCGGGGTGCTGTGCGTGGTGCTCGCGGCGAAAGGCAACCTGATGAGTTATGTGTTTGGCATGTACAATACGGTCGGTTATGCATACTTGGCTTACGTCAACGGTTTGTTTGGCGAGGTTATGCTCAATCTGCTTTTCTTTGTTCCTATGAATGTCGTCGGCTTCTACATGTGGAAAAATAACAGCAATCACGGCAAGCTGTCCATGCGCCAATTGGAGCTTAAGGGTCTGCTTCTTGTGGGAGCGGTTTGCATCGCAGGCTGCCTGCTGCTGGGCTTCGGATTATCTTTCATACCTGGGCAGAATTCACCGTATATTGATGCTATTACGACAGTGTTATCCGTTGTGGCTACACTTCTGATGGTTCGAAGATTCAAGGAACAATGGCTGGTCTATATCGTCCTCAATATGTTCACGGTACTGCTGTGGGTGATTCGAATGCTGGAGGGGAGCGGGGAAGGCCTGCTGATGATTGTCATGTGGAGCGCGTATCTGATTAACGCTGTATACGGCTACTACAATTGGAACAAGGGAGCCAGGGAGGTGGCGGCATGA
- a CDS encoding sensor histidine kinase, with protein sequence MLILTLVSVTVAALLLARLLLMRRELGRMTAQLRRYNKGTTGKKIDVSLFDQRLEALAGEINRQSDLVVDAEARRRRTENELRQAVANISHDIRTPLTSIFGYIQLLEAEPITSQEKHEYLTIVKNRTKRLQALLNDFFELSLIESSDYQLKTERIEMNVLLSDILVGFYDSFNERNITPDIRLPQEAVAVYADESAVRRVVENLLINTVKHAAGHVEICFEHREKTAELRIVNEAKELTDIDVRLLFDRFYTVDRTRSAQGSGLGLSIAKSLMDKMNGTLTAELHGGNLTMTCRWKLTIAGEAV encoded by the coding sequence TTGCTTATCCTAACGCTCGTATCGGTTACGGTGGCGGCTCTTCTGCTTGCCCGTCTGCTGCTGATGAGGCGGGAGCTGGGGCGGATGACGGCGCAACTGCGCCGGTATAATAAGGGGACAACCGGTAAAAAAATAGACGTGTCTCTATTCGACCAGAGGCTCGAAGCGCTTGCGGGTGAAATTAACCGCCAGTCCGATCTTGTAGTCGACGCAGAGGCCCGCAGAAGACGAACCGAAAATGAGCTGCGGCAGGCGGTTGCGAACATTTCCCATGATATCCGTACTCCGCTGACCTCCATATTCGGCTATATTCAACTGCTGGAAGCAGAGCCTATTACGTCCCAGGAGAAGCACGAATACCTCACAATTGTTAAAAATCGCACGAAACGGCTGCAAGCGCTACTGAACGATTTCTTCGAGCTGTCCTTAATCGAATCTTCGGATTATCAGCTTAAGACCGAGCGGATTGAAATGAATGTCCTCCTGTCAGACATTCTGGTCGGTTTCTACGACAGCTTCAACGAACGGAACATTACACCGGATATCCGGCTGCCGCAGGAAGCGGTGGCTGTATATGCCGACGAATCGGCCGTACGGAGAGTCGTTGAGAATTTGCTTATCAACACGGTCAAGCATGCGGCTGGTCATGTGGAAATCTGCTTCGAGCACAGGGAGAAGACAGCCGAATTGAGGATCGTGAACGAAGCGAAGGAATTAACCGACATCGATGTAAGGCTGCTATTCGACCGCTTCTATACGGTCGACCGCACCCGGTCCGCCCAAGGATCGGGACTTGGCCTTTCCATCGCCAAAAGCCTCATGGACAAGATGAACGGCACACTGACAGCGGAGCTGCACGGAGGCAACTTAACGATGACCTGCCGTTGGAAGCTTACTATAGCAGGGGAAGCGGTGTAG
- a CDS encoding ABC transporter permease, with protein MYNLIRSELFKLRKDRSFRVLLLVTAVLSLAYPLLYYFDNKSSGDPQFTGAEFLIKFMASNGYVIKFSVAALAGFFIASEYATGVMKTIASSGNDRGRLFTAKLIGFSVGAMAVSIVFPIVSTTEVSLLSGFGHLPEGVDAFFIPRALGLTLLYTAGYAAIGALFTAVFTESGKTIGFSMIFFLMIDMILGDLGKYIPFFTTVYDYSIFKLMGDISKPSIGSGDLPALLLVPLLTIVAAGLLGILVFRRKEIK; from the coding sequence ATGTATAATCTGATCAGATCCGAGCTGTTCAAGCTGCGTAAGGACAGATCATTCCGGGTGCTGCTGCTCGTAACCGCCGTTCTTTCATTGGCCTATCCGCTGCTCTACTATTTTGACAATAAATCAAGCGGAGATCCGCAGTTCACAGGAGCCGAATTTCTGATTAAGTTTATGGCAAGCAATGGCTATGTGATCAAATTCAGTGTAGCAGCACTGGCCGGATTCTTCATCGCGAGTGAATATGCAACGGGTGTCATGAAGACGATCGCATCGTCGGGCAACGACCGGGGACGGCTGTTCACCGCCAAGCTGATCGGCTTCTCGGTGGGTGCCATGGCTGTCTCTATAGTATTTCCGATTGTGAGTACAACTGAAGTTTCACTGCTGTCAGGTTTCGGTCATCTGCCGGAGGGGGTGGACGCGTTCTTCATACCGCGGGCCCTCGGACTAACACTGCTGTACACTGCAGGCTACGCGGCGATCGGGGCGCTGTTCACTGCCGTGTTCACCGAAAGCGGCAAGACGATCGGCTTCTCAATGATTTTTTTCCTAATGATTGATATGATTTTGGGGGACTTGGGTAAGTACATCCCTTTCTTTACTACAGTGTATGATTATTCCATCTTCAAGCTGATGGGCGATATTAGCAAGCCCAGTATCGGCAGCGGCGATCTGCCGGCGCTCCTGCTTGTGCCATTGCTGACGATTGTCGCAGCCGGACTGCTCGGGATTCTAGTGTTCCGCAGGAAGGAGATTAAATAA
- a CDS encoding ABC transporter ATP-binding protein yields MSEYVLQTNQLTKKFKGSVALDKVNLSIRKGSIYGFIGQNGAGKSTLMRIVTGLAFPSGGSIELFGASDERALTLARKRMGLIIESPSLFPHMTAAENLEVNRLLRGIPGKDCVARMLELVGLQGTGRKKVKNFSLGMKQRLGLAIAMLSDPEFLILDEPTNGLDPMSVIEMRELLKQLNQERGLTILISSHILSELHLLASHYGIIHHGRLLEQLTAQELNDKCQQYVYIKADNPDKAVTVIQNGLRTNDFEVMPDGAIKLYGHMEQPGKVSSALFSAGLEIEQFMPMGEDLESYFMKRIGGAGHV; encoded by the coding sequence ATGAGCGAATATGTATTGCAAACGAATCAATTGACTAAGAAGTTCAAAGGCAGCGTAGCGCTGGATAAAGTGAATTTGTCTATCCGCAAAGGCTCCATATATGGCTTTATCGGGCAGAACGGAGCCGGAAAATCGACGCTGATGCGCATCGTCACCGGACTTGCTTTTCCGTCCGGCGGAAGTATCGAGCTGTTCGGCGCCAGCGACGAGCGGGCGTTGACCCTCGCCCGCAAGCGGATGGGGCTGATCATCGAGAGTCCCTCGTTGTTCCCCCACATGACCGCCGCCGAGAATCTGGAGGTGAACCGGCTCCTCCGGGGCATTCCCGGCAAAGACTGCGTCGCAAGGATGCTGGAATTGGTCGGGCTGCAGGGAACAGGCAGGAAGAAAGTGAAGAATTTCTCGCTTGGCATGAAGCAGCGGCTGGGTCTGGCAATCGCCATGCTAAGCGATCCGGAATTTCTCATTCTGGACGAGCCGACCAATGGGCTCGATCCGATGAGCGTCATTGAAATGCGCGAGCTGCTCAAGCAGCTCAATCAAGAACGAGGGTTAACGATTCTGATCTCCAGCCACATTCTGAGCGAACTGCATTTGCTGGCCAGCCATTACGGCATCATTCATCACGGCAGGCTGCTGGAGCAGCTCACTGCCCAGGAACTCAACGATAAATGCCAGCAATACGTGTACATCAAAGCGGATAATCCGGACAAGGCGGTAACGGTTATTCAGAACGGGCTCCGTACCAACGATTTCGAAGTGATGCCGGATGGGGCCATCAAGCTGTATGGACATATGGAGCAGCCGGGCAAAGTATCGTCGGCGCTGTTCTCCGCAGGCCTGGAAATCGAGCAGTTTATGCCGATGGGGGAGGACCTGGAGAGCTATTTCATGAAGCGGATCGGAGGTGCCGGGCATGTATAA
- a CDS encoding response regulator transcription factor, translated as MNNSIHILVAEDDSDISSLLCSIIRKSGYVPQPAFSGTEALLYLEQRQWSMVLLDLMLPGMTGEELLQWIRGRGGVPVIIISAKGEQQTKVSALRGGADDFITKPFDIEEVSARIDSHLRRYAQIAPPAVPSVLQHNGLVLDPDSKTVTAEGAEVALTAREYEIVALLLSAPKKVFTKANLYESVWDEPYYGDDNTVNVHMSNLRSKLAKAAPGSEFIETVWGMGYRLKP; from the coding sequence ATGAATAATTCGATTCATATTCTCGTAGCCGAGGATGACAGTGACATCAGCTCGCTGCTGTGCAGCATTATAAGAAAAAGCGGTTACGTGCCACAGCCTGCCTTCTCTGGAACGGAGGCGCTGCTCTATCTGGAGCAGCGGCAATGGAGCATGGTACTGCTTGATCTGATGCTGCCGGGAATGACGGGCGAGGAGCTGCTCCAATGGATCCGCGGGCGGGGCGGTGTGCCGGTCATCATCATTTCGGCCAAGGGTGAGCAGCAGACCAAGGTGTCAGCGCTGCGCGGAGGCGCGGATGACTTCATTACGAAGCCATTCGATATCGAGGAAGTCTCGGCACGCATCGATTCTCATCTGCGCCGCTATGCGCAGATTGCTCCGCCGGCGGTGCCGAGCGTACTGCAGCATAACGGACTGGTGCTCGACCCCGATTCCAAAACGGTGACGGCAGAGGGGGCGGAGGTTGCATTGACCGCCCGGGAGTACGAGATTGTTGCATTGCTTCTATCGGCACCGAAAAAGGTATTCACCAAAGCCAATCTATACGAAAGCGTATGGGATGAGCCATACTACGGAGACGACAATACGGTCAACGTCCATATGAGCAATTTGCGGAGCAAGCTGGCGAAGGCTGCGCCCGGCAGCGAATTTATCGAGACGGTATGGGGCATGGGCTACCGGCTCAAGCCTTAA
- a CDS encoding phytase — translation MKTWETVLSTLLLAGALFPAATTNAASASGLNGYEPLRKHMEGIGATITWDSDDKSALVKLKNGFAGTFTAGEKEYRLAGKVGELEAEVKLADGKMYIPSKLLQAILAENAKFINSADIIMPYSVTAQVETAAVEDGEDAADDPAIWLDSANPSNSKIIATNKGGGVLVYDLNGQELQNYKVGKMNNIDIRYDFQLGGKKVDIVGATNRSTNTIDIFSMDGATGKLTDIVAEPIKAKMEEVYGFSLYHSLKSDKYYALVLGKEGEFEQYELTENGKGKVSGKLVREFKLATQSEGMVADDEYGMMYIAEEDYAIYKYNAEPDSGTQPLSTVDIADGRRLQEDIEGLTLYYGADGHGYLIASSQGSDSYAIYDREGNNAYLASFKIADGPLTDGTSGTDGIDVLGFGLGDQFPYGIFIAQDDSNINNGKEINQNFKVVAWDQIAKGAKTPLLMDNKVDPRKLVDRSAK, via the coding sequence ATGAAAACATGGGAAACTGTACTATCTACGCTGCTCCTTGCAGGTGCTCTATTCCCTGCCGCCACAACTAACGCAGCGTCGGCCTCAGGCCTGAATGGATATGAACCTCTGCGCAAGCATATGGAAGGGATCGGAGCAACAATCACTTGGGATAGCGATGATAAGTCGGCACTGGTCAAGCTGAAGAACGGATTCGCGGGCACGTTCACAGCCGGCGAGAAGGAATATCGTCTAGCGGGTAAAGTAGGCGAGCTGGAAGCGGAGGTCAAATTAGCCGATGGCAAAATGTACATTCCTTCCAAGCTGCTTCAAGCTATTCTGGCGGAAAATGCAAAGTTCATCAATTCCGCAGATATCATCATGCCTTATTCGGTAACCGCCCAGGTTGAGACGGCAGCCGTTGAAGATGGCGAGGATGCAGCCGATGACCCGGCCATCTGGCTCGATTCTGCGAACCCGTCGAACTCCAAAATCATTGCTACAAATAAAGGTGGAGGCGTCCTTGTCTATGATTTGAACGGCCAAGAGCTTCAAAATTATAAAGTAGGAAAAATGAACAATATCGATATTCGTTATGATTTTCAGCTTGGCGGTAAAAAAGTAGATATTGTTGGCGCGACGAACCGTTCTACGAACACGATTGATATTTTTTCCATGGATGGGGCAACCGGGAAGTTGACTGACATCGTAGCAGAACCCATTAAAGCGAAGATGGAAGAGGTATACGGATTCAGCCTTTATCACAGCCTGAAATCAGATAAATATTACGCATTGGTGCTGGGTAAAGAAGGTGAATTTGAGCAATATGAGCTAACTGAGAATGGGAAAGGCAAAGTTTCAGGCAAGCTCGTCCGCGAATTTAAGCTGGCTACGCAATCAGAAGGAATGGTAGCCGATGATGAGTATGGCATGATGTATATAGCGGAAGAGGATTACGCGATATACAAATATAATGCGGAGCCTGACAGCGGCACACAACCTCTATCCACTGTCGATATTGCGGACGGACGCCGCCTGCAGGAAGATATTGAAGGGTTGACTCTCTACTATGGTGCCGATGGTCATGGTTACTTAATCGCCTCCAGCCAAGGCAGTGACAGCTATGCGATATATGACCGTGAAGGCAATAACGCCTACCTTGCCAGCTTTAAAATCGCCGATGGCCCATTGACTGATGGCACCTCGGGAACCGATGGTATTGATGTACTCGGGTTCGGACTGGGTGATCAGTTCCCTTATGGCATTTTCATCGCACAGGATGATTCCAACATCAACAATGGTAAAGAGATTAACCAGAACTTTAAAGTGGTAGCTTGGGATCAAATTGCAAAAGGTGCAAAGACTCCGCTTCTGATGGACAACAAAGTTGATCCTCGTAAACTTGTGGACCGCAGTGCAAAGTAA
- a CDS encoding YdeI/OmpD-associated family protein — translation MAKTIVDKLNLQKFKKVAVLYRPENENSLTGLGDHDTELTASRYDLIFAYVLNMEALQDLVNQVIDHNYLNKGGYLYAAYPKKGNKVYSTYIHRDSLFEGVGADEDGYIGESSLKFARMVGLNEVFTVVGFKEEARKKKDASSKPSQRVDDYTSMIPAVEKELQDSPEALALYQSLTPGYRKDWARYVYSAVQEETRAKRRAEMKKILGEGYKSVDLYRRKP, via the coding sequence ATGGCTAAAACCATTGTAGACAAATTAAATTTACAGAAATTCAAGAAAGTTGCTGTATTGTACAGACCCGAGAATGAAAATAGTTTAACGGGGTTAGGAGACCATGATACCGAATTAACAGCCAGCCGGTATGATCTCATTTTTGCCTACGTGCTTAATATGGAGGCGCTTCAGGATCTTGTCAATCAAGTGATTGATCACAACTATTTAAATAAAGGCGGCTATTTGTACGCAGCTTATCCCAAAAAGGGGAATAAGGTTTATTCCACCTACATTCACAGAGACAGCCTTTTTGAAGGAGTAGGAGCCGATGAGGACGGCTATATTGGGGAGAGCAGCCTGAAGTTTGCGCGTATGGTAGGCTTAAATGAGGTGTTTACCGTTGTCGGTTTCAAAGAGGAGGCAAGGAAGAAAAAGGATGCGTCCTCCAAGCCGAGTCAACGTGTGGACGATTATACCTCTATGATCCCTGCTGTGGAAAAAGAGCTGCAGGATAGTCCGGAAGCGCTGGCTCTTTACCAATCCCTGACTCCCGGCTACCGGAAGGATTGGGCCCGTTATGTATACAGCGCCGTACAAGAGGAGACTAGAGCAAAACGGCGGGCAGAAATGAAAAAGATTTTAGGTGAGGGGTATAAAAGCGTCGATTTGTACCGGAGAAAGCCGTAA
- a CDS encoding GntR family transcriptional regulator, which translates to MKTKYQVIFDDIKSNILSGAYTVGEQIPTESALQEMYNVSRQTVRKAILELSNEGFLRSEKGSGTYVSHQFRSKSAGSSNNKTIGVITTYISDYIFPSIIRGIEGRLNEDNYSLLLASTNNDVAQEKKALEMMLSFGVEGLIIEPTKSNLYNPNIAYYLSFKEQDVPFIMINAYYEELEVPFFCLDDVQSSYLATKELISKGHTQIGIIAKMDDLQGKYRMKGYIKALGEAKLRFHPEQVLSFDTETKQALSANLKNFLSENREVLTAIVCYNDEVGLEAVNVCRQLDIAIPEDLSIIGQDNSYIAKNASIKLTTLTHPQEQMGRDAAEWVIKKLQGKKDLRNSTYYQPVLIEGETVRALE; encoded by the coding sequence GTGAAGACCAAATATCAGGTTATTTTTGATGATATAAAAAGTAATATTCTATCGGGAGCGTATACTGTAGGCGAACAAATCCCTACCGAATCCGCATTGCAGGAAATGTATAACGTTAGCCGGCAGACGGTTCGGAAGGCGATTTTAGAACTGTCCAACGAGGGTTTTCTCAGAAGTGAAAAAGGCTCCGGCACGTATGTCAGCCACCAGTTCCGTTCCAAATCCGCAGGCAGCTCCAATAATAAAACCATCGGTGTGATTACGACCTACATCTCGGACTACATCTTCCCGTCCATCATCCGCGGGATTGAAGGCCGGTTGAATGAGGATAATTATTCGCTTTTGTTAGCCAGCACCAACAATGATGTCGCCCAGGAAAAGAAAGCGCTGGAAATGATGCTGTCCTTCGGTGTAGAGGGTCTGATTATTGAACCTACGAAGAGCAATCTGTACAATCCCAATATCGCCTACTACCTGTCATTTAAGGAACAGGACGTGCCCTTCATCATGATTAATGCCTATTATGAGGAGTTGGAGGTTCCGTTCTTTTGTCTCGATGACGTCCAGTCCAGTTATCTGGCAACCAAAGAGCTGATCTCCAAAGGACATACCCAAATCGGGATCATTGCCAAAATGGATGATTTGCAAGGAAAATACCGTATGAAAGGCTATATCAAAGCGCTTGGAGAAGCCAAATTACGGTTTCACCCCGAGCAGGTGCTCTCCTTCGATACCGAGACGAAGCAGGCGTTGTCCGCCAACCTGAAGAACTTCCTAAGCGAAAATAGAGAGGTGCTAACCGCAATTGTCTGCTATAACGACGAGGTTGGCCTGGAAGCTGTTAATGTCTGCAGGCAACTGGACATCGCTATTCCGGAGGATTTATCGATCATTGGCCAGGACAATTCTTACATTGCCAAGAACGCCAGCATTAAGCTGACGACCTTAACACATCCCCAGGAACAGATGGGGCGCGATGCCGCAGAATGGGTCATTAAGAAGCTGCAAGGAAAGAAGGATCTGCGAAACAGCACCTACTACCAGCCTGTGTTAATTGAAGGGGAAACGGTAAGAGCGCTGGAGTAG